From Aquabacterium sp. A3, a single genomic window includes:
- a CDS encoding DUF2628 domain-containing protein, giving the protein MLYCQSCDTDNDTSAHKCRECGCPYLIPYKSVLVRSDGKRVGIKSGFCWPAAIFGWMWTAYHRAWRLSLILAVTAFGLLALDHLFFSNTQNPLWSLLTIGAYASYMFICGKNGYALLEKDLQRVDYTALIKPQANVL; this is encoded by the coding sequence ATGCTTTATTGTCAAAGCTGCGACACCGACAACGACACATCAGCGCATAAATGCCGTGAATGCGGTTGTCCATACCTTATTCCGTACAAGTCAGTGCTAGTGCGAAGCGACGGGAAACGCGTCGGGATCAAGTCCGGCTTTTGTTGGCCAGCGGCAATATTTGGCTGGATGTGGACCGCATACCATCGAGCTTGGCGTCTGTCGCTCATCCTCGCAGTAACGGCTTTTGGCTTACTCGCTTTAGACCACCTGTTCTTTAGTAATACTCAAAACCCTCTGTGGAGCTTACTAACCATCGGTGCATATGCTTCTTACATGTTCATCTGCGGAAAAAATGGGTACGCCCTATTAGAAAAAGATCTCCAAAGAGTTGACTACACTGCACTTATAAAGCCGCAGGCTAACGTACTATGA